Proteins encoded in a region of the Watersipora subatra chromosome 5, tzWatSuba1.1, whole genome shotgun sequence genome:
- the LOC137397446 gene encoding uncharacterized protein, which yields MQQELAKATPDTLPKVFSKHDKLGTSLQLQAMKEIENGAQSVLDYYSADMEKVIDTDFIRLVEQMSSGLKEQTTLGNCDTVLADTCYSVDGTSTGEILAGGNNKFIVCNSEGSVVKTVSVYDGNITSIQWYKDCIYTLCKAKKPGCKREVIVYDGKSYNELRRWSVPDYAYTSQLAVTNDKVYVADSEHHQLCVYYLTGETADPFLHAIFTSLNYLATSHPKGIIVSDFIEDEVHSLRNDGTIRWTSCKVADPKGVCCNTSQDVLTWSSSSRVLFLLSHQSGDVKGEINHPKFSELKDKDAFANMCINENTLWVAARSEGLLRFDIQ from the exons ATGCAGCAAGAGCTTGCAAAAGCCACTCCAGATACACTGCCTAAAGTTTTTAGTAAACATGACAAGCTGGGAACATCACTACAATTACAAGCTATGAAGGAGATAGAAAATGGAGCACAGTCTGTCTTAGACTATTATAGTGCTGATATGGAGAAAGTCATAGATACTGACTTTATAAGACTTGTGGAGCAGATGTCTAGTG GGCTtaaggagcagacaactcttggAAATTGTGATACAGTCCTGGCTGATACTTGCTACTCTGTAGATGGAACATCTACTGGGGAGATCTTAGCTGGAGGAAATAACAAGTTCATTGTATGTAACAGCGAGGGAAGTGTGGTAAAGACTGTATCTGTATATGATGGTAATATCACATCCATCCAGTGGTACAAAGATTGCATATACACATTGTGCAAAGCGAAAAAACCAGGGTGTAAAAGAGAAGTTATTGTGTATGATGGAAAAAGCTATAATGAGTTGAGGAGGTGGTCTGTACCTGATTATGCTTATACTAGCCAGCTGGCTGTTACTAATGATAAGGTTTATGTTGCTGACTCAGAGCATCATCAGCTATGTGTTTATTACTTAACTGGTGAAACTGCTGATCCTTTTTTGCATGCTATATTTACTAGCCTTAATTACTTAGCCACCAGCCACCCAAAGGGTATCATAGTCAGTGACTTCATTGAAGACGAAGTTCACTCACTGAGAAATGATGGCACAATAAGATGGACCAGCTGTAAAGTTGCTGATCCCAAAGGTGTTTGCTGTAATACTAGTCAAGATGTATTGACTTGGTCCAGCAGTAGTAGAGTACTGTTCCTGCTCTCTCATCAGTCAG GTGATGTGAAAGGAGAAATAAATCATCCTAAATTTTCCGAACTCAAGGATAAAGATGCTTTTGCGAATATGTGTATAAATGAGAACACTCTCTGGGTGGCTGCTAGGAGTGAGGGTCTACTTAGGTTTGATATTCAGTAG